Within the Streptomyces vilmorinianum genome, the region GTCGACGGGGTGAGGGGTCCGCACCCGACCCGGCCGGCTCACGGAACGTCGTCGGCGGGACCGCCGTACGAGCCCATGCAGGGCATCATGACGGACCGGACGATCAGAGCGCGCACCCACGCCGGGGCCGTGTTTCCGCACACGGCGGCTGTGCGGCCGAACGGGTGAGGGGGGTCTGTCCGGAGGCTCCCGGAGGCTTCTCGGAAGCCTCAGACGCCCCGCCGCGCGGCCGGGCTCCCCAGGCGACGGGCCAGGCCGGTCTCCTGCGCCAGAACGGCGCCCGCCGTGACGGCGACGGCGACCGCCGCGCAGACCACGATGAGCCACGACAGGAGGGTGAAGACCGGGCCCAGCGACCCGTACTCGGCCAGGGTGCGGTTGAGCGCCACCGGCATGTAGAACTGCGCCCCGATCGACAGGGCGGTCACGGCGGCGCCCGTGAGCACGGCGCCGGGGAGCAACGGCAGCCAGCCGATGCGACCGCCGAGCAGCAGGTGCTGGCTCCACCACCACAACATCGTCTGGCACACCACCGTGACGGGGATGCCCAGCCACAGCCCGGCGCCGAAACCGTCGCGCAGCGGACCCTGCACGACCAGCACGACCAGCCAGACGGCGATCCAGACCAGCCAGCGCCAAGGGGCGACCTTCGCACCGCCCTTGGGGATCTCCCAGGCGCGCATGCACAGGCGCTGCATCGCCCGGCTCACCGCCGTGGCGGAGAGCACCACCATCAGCGTTCCGACGACGCCGGTGACCTGCTCCAAGGACTCGGTGTGGGACGTGTAGAGCTTCTTCAGTTCGTCGTCGGCGGCGCCGGTGAGTCCGAAGACCGCGCGTACGGAACTGACGAGCTGCTCCTTCACCCCCTCCGGCGCGAAGGAGCCGACGACGAAGAGCAGCGGGATCGCGGTCAGGAAGCACTGGGCCGCCAACCGCGTGGCGGCGTCCAGGATGTTCACCGACAGCATGCGGTTGGTCAGATGAGAGACGACGGGGAAGCGGGTCTCGGCGGTGCTCCGCAGCCGCCGCGCGGTGACCGTCACGTTGTGGGCCTTCGCTCGCCACCATGACGGTCGAAAGACACCCCGGCGGTCCGCGGCCCCCTTCTCAGCCATCAGGGGTGCTCCTTCCCTGCGTACAGGGTGCGGGACGGCGCCCGGCACGGCACCTCGGGGGACGGGGACGTACGCGCGGCGAGGGCAAGGGGCCGCCCCGGCGGATGGCCCGATCGTGTGACCTGCCCGGCCGAAAGGGGGCCGCATGGCGCGCCGGTGCGTTCCGTCATCGCGCAGGATGCTTTCGTCTGTGCCCGGGCCGGGGGCCGTTCGTGCGCGCCCGATCCGGGGACAGCGCAGGGCCACCTGCTCCGTTCGACGTGCCGAAGGAGAGACAGTGGCAACCAGAGTCGACCCGCGCCACGCGGCCGGGACCGTGCAGTTGCTGAAGGGACAGAAGGCGCTGGTGACCGGTGCCAACTCGGGCATCGGGCTGGCGACCGCCATCGCCCTGGGCCGGGCCGGGGCGGACGTCGTGGTGAACTACGTCGTCGGCGCGGACGAGGCGGAGAAGGTCGTGGCGCAGATCAAGGACTTCGGGGTCCGTGCCTACGCCCACGAGGCCGATGTGTCCGACGAGGACCAGGTGGTCGCCATGGTGGCCCGGATGGTCGAGGAGTTCGGCACCATCGACATCATG harbors:
- a CDS encoding YhjD/YihY/BrkB family envelope integrity protein, which encodes MAEKGAADRRGVFRPSWWRAKAHNVTVTARRLRSTAETRFPVVSHLTNRMLSVNILDAATRLAAQCFLTAIPLLFVVGSFAPEGVKEQLVSSVRAVFGLTGAADDELKKLYTSHTESLEQVTGVVGTLMVVLSATAVSRAMQRLCMRAWEIPKGGAKVAPWRWLVWIAVWLVVLVVQGPLRDGFGAGLWLGIPVTVVCQTMLWWWSQHLLLGGRIGWLPLLPGAVLTGAAVTALSIGAQFYMPVALNRTLAEYGSLGPVFTLLSWLIVVCAAVAVAVTAGAVLAQETGLARRLGSPAARRGV